The Rhodocytophaga rosea genome has a segment encoding these proteins:
- a CDS encoding cell division protein FtsQ/DivIB → MIFFALISFVEKKQASQVCTKVNIAIEDTLDTYFINNADILNLVSNGGSENLVGVPYKNIDLKNLENRIKTNKFIRSCQVSHDLEGVLAVEITQSRPIARIVHRQAPDAYISDQGNILPLSERFTARVVLIEGANIENLLEKENIRAEEKEGEGFFELLQFIDRHKFWKAQIAQLYVNADGTVLMYPQVGRQVIEFGEATDIERKFDKLKIFYKQIIPVKGWNRYSRVSLAYQDQIICE, encoded by the coding sequence GTGATATTCTTTGCCTTGATCAGTTTTGTAGAAAAAAAACAGGCATCTCAGGTTTGTACAAAAGTTAATATTGCCATTGAGGATACACTCGATACCTATTTCATCAATAATGCCGACATTCTGAACCTGGTTTCTAATGGCGGAAGTGAAAATCTGGTAGGAGTGCCCTATAAAAATATTGACTTAAAAAACCTTGAAAACCGGATAAAAACGAATAAATTTATACGAAGCTGTCAGGTTTCGCATGATCTGGAAGGAGTGCTGGCAGTAGAGATAACACAATCCAGGCCAATCGCCCGGATTGTACATAGGCAGGCACCTGATGCTTACATCAGCGATCAGGGAAATATCCTGCCATTATCGGAACGGTTCACGGCCAGGGTAGTATTGATAGAAGGGGCCAATATTGAAAATTTACTAGAAAAAGAAAACATACGTGCAGAGGAAAAGGAAGGAGAAGGCTTTTTTGAATTGTTGCAGTTTATTGACCGGCATAAGTTCTGGAAAGCGCAGATTGCACAGTTATATGTAAACGCAGACGGAACTGTACTTATGTATCCGCAGGTGGGAAGGCAAGTGATCGAGTTCGGAGAGGCTACAGATATTGAACGGAAGTTCGACAAACTGAAAATCTTTTACAAGCAGATAATTCCTGTAAAAGGTTGGAACAGATACAGCAGGGTGAGCCTTGCTTATCAGGATCAAATCATTTGTGAATAA
- the murC gene encoding UDP-N-acetylmuramate--L-alanine ligase yields MNVANVSSVYFLGIGGIGMSALARWFHANGCFVAGYDRTPTTLTNQLQQEGIGVHFEDEIGLIPPVFLKKSEENLIIYTPAIPKNHKGYTFFQENGYELKKRSQVLGWLTKNMFTVAVAGTHGKTTTSSMVAHILKASGKNCAAFLGGITANYNTNLLINDPASADAPVVVVEADEYDRSFLTLFPDIAVVNSVDADHLDIYGNADSVVSSYQEFINQIKPAGSLFIKQGLPLQAPKDKSVQVFDFSRTQPAYFRAENVHIADGSFVFDVTSADISLKDIHLQVPGFHNVENALVAMAASIQAGVTPEQAKQAIETYKGVKRRFEYIVKNPYLVYIDDYAHHPAEIEALLRSVRALYPAKKITAVFQPHLYSRTRDFAEGFASSLSLADQVILLDIYPARELPIPGVSSQMLLEKITSSEKMLCGKNNLLDELNKMSIEVLVTIGAGDIDQLIIPIKEYFNNKLSVNQ; encoded by the coding sequence TTGAATGTAGCAAACGTTTCCAGCGTATATTTTCTCGGCATAGGCGGCATTGGAATGAGTGCCCTTGCCCGCTGGTTTCATGCCAATGGCTGTTTTGTTGCTGGCTACGACCGTACACCTACTACGCTCACTAATCAATTACAGCAAGAAGGAATTGGGGTACATTTCGAGGACGAAATTGGGTTAATTCCACCAGTTTTTCTGAAAAAGTCAGAAGAAAATTTAATTATTTATACACCAGCTATTCCGAAGAACCACAAGGGATATACTTTCTTTCAGGAAAATGGATACGAGCTTAAAAAACGCTCACAGGTACTGGGCTGGCTCACAAAGAATATGTTTACAGTGGCCGTAGCCGGTACGCATGGCAAAACCACTACTTCTTCCATGGTGGCACATATTCTGAAAGCTTCCGGTAAAAACTGTGCCGCTTTTCTGGGGGGAATTACAGCTAATTACAATACAAATTTACTGATAAACGATCCGGCCAGTGCCGATGCACCTGTCGTTGTGGTGGAAGCAGATGAATACGACCGTTCGTTCCTGACTTTATTTCCGGATATTGCAGTTGTGAATTCTGTGGATGCCGATCATCTGGATATTTATGGCAATGCAGATTCGGTAGTGAGTTCTTACCAGGAATTTATCAACCAGATCAAACCTGCAGGAAGCTTATTTATCAAACAAGGTTTACCCTTGCAAGCACCAAAAGATAAGTCTGTACAGGTTTTTGATTTTTCCAGAACCCAACCTGCTTACTTCCGGGCAGAAAATGTACACATAGCAGATGGCAGTTTTGTATTCGATGTTACTAGTGCAGATATAAGCTTGAAAGATATTCATTTGCAGGTACCTGGTTTTCACAATGTGGAAAATGCATTAGTAGCTATGGCTGCCAGCATACAAGCAGGCGTAACACCAGAGCAGGCCAAACAAGCAATAGAAACGTATAAAGGCGTAAAAAGAAGATTTGAATATATTGTAAAAAATCCTTACCTTGTTTACATTGACGATTACGCCCATCACCCCGCTGAAATTGAGGCACTTTTACGATCTGTCAGGGCACTATACCCGGCAAAGAAAATTACAGCGGTATTCCAGCCTCACTTGTATTCGCGTACCAGAGATTTTGCTGAAGGATTCGCTTCCAGTTTGAGTTTAGCTGACCAGGTAATCTTACTGGATATTTATCCGGCGAGAGAGTTACCCATACCTGGCGTAAGCTCGCAAATGCTGCTGGAGAAGATTACTTCCAGCGAAAAAATGCTATGCGGAAAAAATAATTTGCTGGATGAACTAAATAAAATGTCTATTGAGGTGTTAGTAACCATAGGAGCTGGTGATATTGACCAGCTTATCATTCCGATCAAGGAATATTTCAATAATAAACTATCTGTGAATCAGTAA
- the murG gene encoding undecaprenyldiphospho-muramoylpentapeptide beta-N-acetylglucosaminyltransferase: MATNKPVRIIISGGGTGGHIYPAIAIANALKETSNSVELLFVGAIGKMEMQKVPQAGYKIIGLPIAGLQRKLTAANLLFPFKVINSIWKAKSILKEFKPDVAVGVGGYASGPLLYAAASAGIPTLIQEQNSYAGLTNKWLAKNAKKICVAYPDMSTFFPSDKIIVTGNPVRKDILDTNLNRSKALQHFKLAENKPTILVIGGSLGARTINETLKASLQTLSQANVQVIWQTGKFYFESCKQATASYSTSNIQVHDFIAPMDLAYGAADVVISRAGALSISELCLAAKPAVLVPSPNVSEDHQTKNAMALVNNQAALMVKDAEAMEKLIPATLSLLGDESKKRELAINIRKLGKPDAAKQIAQEILKLIK, from the coding sequence ATGGCAACTAACAAACCAGTAAGAATCATCATCAGCGGTGGCGGCACCGGAGGACATATTTATCCGGCTATTGCTATCGCTAATGCCTTAAAAGAAACCAGCAACTCAGTTGAATTATTGTTTGTTGGCGCAATAGGCAAAATGGAAATGCAAAAAGTACCGCAAGCCGGCTACAAAATCATAGGTTTGCCCATTGCCGGACTTCAGCGCAAACTCACAGCCGCTAATTTGCTCTTTCCTTTTAAAGTGATTAACAGTATATGGAAGGCAAAAAGTATTCTAAAGGAGTTTAAACCAGATGTGGCCGTAGGTGTAGGAGGTTATGCCAGTGGCCCCTTGTTATATGCAGCGGCCTCTGCCGGTATTCCTACCTTAATTCAGGAACAAAATTCGTATGCCGGACTAACCAATAAGTGGCTGGCCAAAAATGCGAAGAAAATCTGTGTGGCCTATCCGGATATGTCAACGTTTTTTCCATCAGACAAAATTATTGTAACCGGTAATCCCGTACGGAAAGATATTCTGGATACTAATCTAAATCGCAGTAAAGCCCTACAGCATTTCAAACTAGCCGAAAATAAGCCAACAATTCTCGTCATTGGTGGAAGCCTGGGTGCCCGTACCATTAATGAAACATTAAAAGCTTCCCTGCAAACACTTTCACAAGCCAACGTTCAGGTAATCTGGCAAACCGGTAAATTCTATTTTGAAAGCTGCAAACAAGCCACGGCTTCCTATTCTACTTCCAATATTCAGGTACATGATTTTATTGCCCCTATGGATTTAGCCTATGGTGCGGCAGATGTGGTGATTTCCAGAGCAGGTGCCTTATCTATTTCTGAATTGTGTCTGGCAGCAAAACCGGCTGTACTCGTGCCTTCTCCCAATGTTTCCGAAGACCATCAGACTAAAAATGCCATGGCGCTGGTAAACAATCAGGCTGCCTTGATGGTAAAAGATGCAGAAGCGATGGAGAAACTCATTCCTGCTACGCTTTCTTTATTAGGCGATGAATCTAAAAAGCGCGAATTAGCTATAAACATCAGAAAATTAGGCAAACCAGATGCTGCTAAACAAATTGCTCAGGAAATTTTGAAACTCATTAAGTAA